From a single Herbiconiux sp. SALV-R1 genomic region:
- a CDS encoding polysaccharide deacetylase family protein, which produces MTRRTAARRAVGATALAVVAALFAGCASIPPAPAWTPPAPAVPAVTLGDGTDGTAGSAAGGADAPADPAAAAPTAPGLDVRLLYNADPASPVAARWGEIPGNDSFTALLRGRVTDAIAAHAAATGVAYRPAADAPDIGADMRGCLPGSSTRPAAEVLADPGLAPQTGGPVLSVSCEVRAAAGDILVEALRIITAADGQVTSDETTVYYVQTSGGFITTSDTFLSDDGLRILLKDLVEALKISAGALRPEMTQSVDEFPLEQLRTVFARHTFAADGSLRITVPSDFTTPELDRLARVPRPNPFVMTVPAAEVAALLTPQGAEIQSVLASGAPLVLPDGPTRGQQQVDCGLFACVALTYDDGPGEYTDQVLDDLDARRAAATFFLQGYRVGSRPTTVQRMRDEGHEIGNHSYNHPDLTKLTDEQIRDQLERTSAAIASVTGSAPTTFRPPYGAVDQRVLDQTKLPAILWTVDTNDWQLPDDATLISRAVAQPGPGAIVLLHDVHENTARMTPAIVDGLLGRGFTAVTLEQLLGGRLPAPHTTTSHG; this is translated from the coding sequence ATGACGCGCCGAACGGCAGCACGCCGCGCCGTGGGCGCCACCGCTCTCGCCGTCGTGGCGGCGCTCTTCGCCGGCTGCGCGAGCATCCCGCCCGCACCCGCGTGGACGCCCCCCGCGCCCGCGGTTCCGGCCGTCACCCTCGGCGACGGCACCGACGGCACGGCCGGCAGCGCGGCCGGCGGAGCAGACGCACCGGCCGACCCCGCTGCCGCCGCCCCGACCGCACCCGGCCTCGATGTGCGGCTGCTCTACAACGCCGACCCCGCCTCCCCCGTGGCGGCCCGCTGGGGCGAGATCCCCGGCAACGACTCCTTCACCGCTCTGCTCCGCGGCCGGGTCACCGACGCCATCGCCGCGCACGCCGCGGCCACGGGCGTCGCCTACCGCCCGGCCGCCGACGCACCCGACATCGGCGCCGACATGCGCGGCTGCCTACCCGGCTCGTCGACGAGGCCGGCGGCCGAGGTGCTCGCCGACCCCGGCCTCGCGCCGCAGACCGGTGGCCCCGTGCTCTCCGTCAGCTGCGAGGTGAGGGCCGCGGCCGGCGACATCCTGGTCGAGGCGCTGCGCATCATCACGGCCGCCGACGGGCAGGTCACCTCCGACGAGACGACCGTCTACTACGTGCAGACCTCGGGCGGCTTCATCACGACCAGCGACACCTTCCTCAGCGACGACGGCCTGCGCATCCTGCTGAAAGACCTGGTCGAGGCGCTCAAGATCTCCGCCGGCGCCCTGCGCCCCGAGATGACCCAGAGCGTCGACGAGTTCCCCCTCGAGCAGCTGCGCACGGTCTTCGCGCGGCACACCTTCGCCGCCGACGGGTCGCTGCGCATCACCGTGCCGAGCGACTTCACCACGCCCGAGCTCGATCGGCTCGCCCGCGTGCCCCGCCCCAACCCGTTCGTCATGACCGTGCCGGCGGCCGAGGTCGCGGCGCTGCTCACCCCGCAGGGCGCCGAGATCCAGTCGGTGCTCGCCTCGGGCGCCCCGCTCGTGCTCCCCGACGGGCCCACCCGCGGCCAGCAGCAGGTCGACTGCGGCCTCTTCGCCTGCGTGGCTCTCACCTACGACGACGGACCAGGCGAGTACACCGACCAGGTGCTCGACGATCTCGACGCGCGCCGGGCCGCCGCCACCTTCTTCCTGCAGGGCTACCGGGTGGGGTCGCGCCCGACGACGGTGCAGCGGATGCGCGACGAGGGTCACGAGATCGGGAACCACAGCTACAACCACCCCGATCTGACGAAGCTCACCGACGAGCAGATCCGCGACCAGCTCGAGCGCACGAGTGCCGCCATCGCGAGCGTCACCGGCTCCGCCCCCACCACCTTCCGGCCGCCCTACGGCGCCGTCGACCAGCGGGTGCTCGACCAGACGAAGCTCCCCGCCATCCTCTGGACGGTCGACACCAACGACTGGCAGCTCCCCGACGACGCCACCCTCATCTCGCGTGCGGTGGCGCAGCCAGGGCCGGGGGCGATCGTCCTCCTGCACGACGTGCACGAGAACACCGCCCGCATGACGCCCGCCATCGTCGACGGGCTGCTCGGCCGCGGCTTCACCGCCGTGACCCTCGAGCAGCTGCTCGGCGGCCGCCTGCCGGCCCCGCACACCACGACCAGCCACGGCTGA
- a CDS encoding BTAD domain-containing putative transcriptional regulator, with the protein MTEWMIGLSGTAVARNGDVVVPVRGGIPRGIVARLALDAGEPVSAELLIAELWADPPEAVLSSLRAHISRLRGREWGEVLRGSRDGYLLDVPRASVDLLAYRDGIERAATLAPAARAEAIAAAERSWQGEPFAGLGEHPFVGRERDELWELRADALLELARWRSDHGEHAVAALLADQIVGRFPDREEPLLVRALALARAGRTSDALAAVDGFLRRADERGAVAPSGLLELRQSIVRQDPVVLATGDDLEVGVERIGIPIPLTHFVGRARELDLLARGRAASRLVSLVGPAGVGKTRLAVEAARRTPGSVDEVQWLLDLTLATDSEQVLPLLATVIGAPRYTLDSVAQVLTGRRALLVVDNAEHVLGTVAALVAELLGRCEGLSIVVTSRESLRMPGERIVALGPMTGGDAPDAVQLFLHRVADTLGDGALDPDALDTVTSLCEALEGIPLALELAASRLDVLTVDELLESIRTDRRIPLTASATGRHGSLDNAIRWSLSLLGDDERRLLAELSLFGGQFSHQAVSAVCDLADARALLLSLVRKSLVSATVLDGGARRFVLLDSVRAVARAMLDELGIDADAWYVRHGAWMLDFVERDSPQLVTAGGLAMRARFDISRRDLHLAFGNAVARGDRSTAVRLVGAQAWYWYERGMVPYALGSIRTALALEGPDEPLAEARAAHAATFMSAIVETVGRVSQWVDVLAAAAARADSAAYRMIAATQRAYLDAGAGDAAEAERQLALASAEIAAAPPGAIPEWLAVNELHIRGDALRALGKPAQALACLDEAYVRATALGHGWAMRGTAYTTGKTLLEVGRAGEALGVLLTAAANCVRSGDWQSACAAVNIAGCALVVLERHRLAAEVFAALDQVGPRHDYDPVSSDGGYAVDYRARTRTALTPDEWQAAVETGTTRSFGDTVRAVAAARS; encoded by the coding sequence GTGACGGAGTGGATGATCGGGCTGTCGGGCACGGCGGTCGCGCGGAACGGAGACGTCGTCGTGCCCGTGCGCGGGGGCATTCCGCGCGGCATCGTCGCGCGGCTCGCGCTCGACGCCGGCGAGCCGGTCTCGGCCGAGCTCCTCATCGCGGAGCTCTGGGCCGATCCTCCCGAGGCGGTGCTGTCGAGCCTGCGCGCCCACATCTCGCGGCTGCGCGGTCGCGAGTGGGGTGAGGTGCTGCGCGGCAGCCGTGACGGCTATCTGCTCGACGTACCCCGCGCATCCGTCGACCTGCTGGCCTACCGCGACGGCATCGAGCGCGCGGCGACGCTCGCCCCGGCTGCCCGTGCCGAGGCGATCGCCGCGGCTGAGCGGTCGTGGCAGGGCGAGCCGTTCGCGGGCCTCGGCGAGCACCCCTTCGTGGGGCGGGAGCGCGACGAGCTCTGGGAGCTGAGGGCCGACGCCCTGCTCGAGCTCGCCCGCTGGCGCAGCGACCACGGCGAGCACGCCGTCGCCGCGCTGCTCGCCGACCAGATCGTGGGCCGGTTCCCCGACCGCGAGGAGCCCCTGCTCGTGCGCGCCCTCGCCCTGGCCCGCGCGGGCCGCACGAGCGACGCGCTGGCGGCGGTCGACGGTTTCCTGCGCCGCGCCGACGAGCGGGGCGCGGTGGCTCCAAGCGGGCTGCTGGAGCTGCGTCAGTCGATCGTGCGGCAAGACCCCGTCGTGCTCGCCACGGGAGACGACCTCGAGGTCGGGGTCGAGCGCATCGGCATCCCCATCCCGCTCACCCACTTCGTGGGCCGGGCGCGCGAGCTCGATCTGCTCGCCCGCGGGCGTGCCGCCTCGCGCCTGGTGTCGTTGGTCGGGCCCGCGGGCGTCGGCAAGACGCGGCTCGCCGTCGAGGCGGCCCGGCGCACTCCCGGTTCCGTCGACGAGGTGCAGTGGCTGCTCGACCTCACGCTCGCCACCGACTCTGAACAGGTGCTGCCGCTGCTCGCCACGGTCATCGGCGCGCCGCGCTACACCCTCGACTCGGTCGCCCAGGTGCTCACCGGGCGGCGCGCTCTGCTCGTCGTCGACAACGCCGAGCACGTGCTCGGCACCGTCGCCGCCCTCGTCGCCGAGCTGCTTGGCCGGTGCGAGGGCCTGTCCATCGTGGTGACCAGCCGCGAGTCGCTGCGCATGCCGGGGGAGCGCATCGTCGCGCTCGGTCCGATGACCGGGGGTGATGCTCCGGATGCGGTGCAACTGTTCCTGCACCGGGTCGCCGACACCCTGGGCGACGGCGCCCTCGACCCCGACGCGCTCGACACGGTGACGAGTCTGTGCGAGGCGCTCGAGGGCATCCCGCTGGCGCTCGAGCTCGCGGCCTCCCGGCTCGACGTGCTCACGGTCGACGAGCTGCTCGAGTCGATCCGCACCGACCGGCGCATCCCGCTGACGGCCTCGGCGACCGGCCGGCACGGCAGCCTCGACAACGCCATCCGCTGGAGCCTGTCGCTGCTCGGCGACGACGAGCGGCGGCTGCTCGCCGAGCTGTCGCTGTTCGGCGGGCAGTTCAGCCATCAGGCGGTGAGCGCGGTGTGCGACCTGGCGGACGCCCGCGCGTTGCTGCTGTCGCTCGTGCGCAAGTCGCTGGTGTCGGCGACCGTGCTCGACGGCGGCGCCCGACGGTTCGTGCTGCTCGACTCGGTGCGAGCCGTGGCCCGGGCGATGCTCGACGAGCTCGGCATCGATGCCGACGCCTGGTACGTGCGGCACGGCGCATGGATGCTCGACTTCGTCGAGCGCGACAGCCCCCAGCTCGTCACCGCCGGCGGGCTGGCCATGCGCGCCCGCTTCGACATCTCGCGTCGCGACCTGCACCTCGCCTTCGGCAACGCGGTCGCCCGGGGAGACCGGTCGACGGCGGTGCGACTGGTGGGCGCCCAGGCCTGGTACTGGTACGAGCGGGGCATGGTGCCGTACGCGCTCGGCAGCATCCGCACCGCGCTCGCGCTCGAGGGCCCCGACGAGCCGCTCGCCGAGGCGCGCGCCGCCCACGCCGCGACGTTCATGAGTGCGATCGTCGAGACCGTGGGGCGCGTGTCGCAGTGGGTCGACGTGCTCGCCGCCGCCGCCGCCCGCGCCGACAGCGCGGCCTACCGCATGATCGCCGCCACGCAGCGCGCCTACCTCGACGCGGGCGCGGGCGACGCGGCGGAGGCGGAGCGGCAGCTCGCCCTCGCTTCGGCCGAGATCGCCGCCGCGCCGCCCGGGGCGATTCCCGAGTGGCTCGCGGTGAACGAGCTGCATATCCGGGGCGACGCGCTGCGGGCGCTCGGCAAGCCGGCCCAGGCGCTGGCCTGCCTCGACGAGGCCTACGTGAGGGCGACCGCGCTCGGCCACGGCTGGGCGATGCGCGGCACCGCCTACACCACGGGCAAGACGCTGCTCGAGGTGGGGCGCGCCGGCGAGGCGCTCGGGGTGCTGCTCACGGCCGCGGCGAACTGCGTGCGGTCGGGCGACTGGCAGTCGGCCTGCGCCGCGGTGAACATCGCGGGCTGCGCGCTCGTGGTGCTCGAGCGGCACCGGCTCGCCGCCGAGGTGTTCGCGGCGCTCGACCAGGTCGGGCCGCGGCACGACTACGACCCGGTCTCCTCCGACGGCGGCTACGCCGTCGACTACCGCGCCCGCACCCGCACCGCGCTCACCCCCGACGAATGGCAGGCCGCCGTCGAGACCGGAACCACCCGCTCCTTCGGCGACACCGTGCGGGCCGTGGCGGCGGCGCGTTCCTGA
- a CDS encoding BTAD domain-containing putative transcriptional regulator has protein sequence MTRTDASAVSIGLFGPLTVRSGQDAVVLRGDIPRAIVARLALSAGEPVSADELIAELWPDDQATALTNLRSRISRLRSEGFPAAIHGDRQGYLLDVPAEAVDVLRFRALLGRAAEHGLGADEALEALAAAEALAAHEPLRGLEGFAFVRALRDRVLEERRGAVETLAELLLERGEHAVAVAPLAALVSRHPFDEKPTRLLATALARSGRSSEALEAIDGLGERLAEAQGLDLPARMAELRLAVVRRDPAVVSAGLSAAAVERSGIPIPLTRFIGRARERAVVAEARGASRLVTIVGAAGVGKTRLAIEVARQSTAAVDDEQVMVELTAAASPEAVVTVVADAVGATEHDVAAIATRLGGRRVLLVLDNAEHVLGAVASLAVALTALCPQLQVLTTSRESMRIPGERVVRLEPLVGEAEPDAVELFLERAADAAGFLGGFDDDDLFGEPVAAAPVGAGFGAEPGAGDDRAAGAIGRICRALDGIPLALELAASRLDVLSLGELEDSLFERALELAGPGDADGRHASLTSSIRWSYQLLDASQQELLQQLGRFAGSFTLDAVRGVCGEAAAEATLDLVQKSLVTPTDGEGGARRYRLLESVRAFLREEPGGADVPEEWWRGHSLWFAGLAERLGPLLRTTDARSARLEIEAAWPDLQLALATANRTLDRSTALRICGALSHYWFLKGMLVDGRAALERALALPGDHDPVEDAPAYIGVTLLAYQLGDAPAAFEYIRLAYEAAETAGDRAVQALALAQTAYGRSLFGEAELAEQLMGAASAAAVETEPWVRSEVAMCQGQMLRALGRADEALAALGLSHRLASEAGHEWIRSSAAYVAGKVLVETKRPREAVTVLRGGAAASFAADDATSGLALLHTLAGACALVERHEEGAQLLGAVDQLGERYSYNPVTAEGEDAQVHRDLVAVGLTPEEFARAVAAGRRLTVRETLRLTSALPSAPFEL, from the coding sequence GTGACCCGCACTGACGCATCCGCCGTGTCGATCGGCCTGTTCGGTCCGCTCACCGTGAGGTCGGGTCAGGATGCGGTGGTGCTGCGGGGAGACATCCCCCGCGCCATCGTCGCCCGGCTCGCCCTCTCGGCGGGCGAGCCGGTGAGCGCCGACGAGCTCATCGCGGAACTCTGGCCCGACGATCAGGCGACGGCGCTCACGAACCTGCGCTCCCGCATCTCGCGGCTGCGCAGCGAGGGCTTCCCGGCGGCGATCCACGGCGACCGTCAGGGCTACCTGCTCGACGTGCCGGCCGAGGCGGTCGACGTGCTCCGCTTCCGTGCGCTGCTCGGTCGCGCGGCGGAGCACGGCCTCGGGGCCGACGAGGCGCTCGAGGCGCTCGCCGCGGCCGAGGCGCTCGCCGCCCACGAGCCGCTCCGCGGTCTCGAGGGCTTCGCCTTCGTGCGGGCGCTGCGCGACCGGGTGCTCGAGGAGCGGCGCGGCGCGGTGGAGACCCTCGCCGAGCTGTTGCTCGAGCGGGGCGAGCACGCCGTCGCCGTGGCGCCGCTCGCCGCTCTCGTCTCCCGGCATCCGTTCGACGAGAAGCCCACGCGGCTGCTCGCGACGGCGCTCGCCCGCTCCGGGCGCAGCTCCGAGGCGCTCGAGGCCATCGACGGGCTGGGCGAGCGGCTCGCCGAAGCCCAGGGCCTCGACCTGCCGGCCCGCATGGCCGAGCTGCGGCTCGCCGTGGTGCGCCGCGACCCGGCCGTGGTGTCGGCGGGCCTGTCGGCCGCCGCGGTCGAGCGCAGCGGCATCCCCATTCCGCTCACCCGGTTCATCGGCCGTGCCCGCGAGCGGGCCGTGGTCGCCGAGGCGCGCGGCGCCTCGCGGCTCGTCACCATCGTGGGGGCGGCGGGCGTCGGCAAGACCAGGCTCGCCATCGAGGTGGCCCGTCAGTCGACCGCCGCGGTCGACGACGAGCAGGTGATGGTGGAGCTCACCGCAGCTGCGTCGCCCGAGGCCGTGGTGACCGTCGTCGCCGACGCGGTGGGTGCGACCGAGCACGACGTCGCCGCGATCGCGACCCGTCTCGGCGGGCGCCGGGTGCTGCTCGTGCTCGACAACGCCGAGCACGTGCTGGGTGCCGTCGCATCGCTCGCGGTGGCACTCACCGCGCTGTGCCCGCAGCTGCAGGTGCTCACCACCAGCCGGGAGTCGATGCGCATCCCCGGCGAACGCGTGGTGCGGCTGGAGCCGCTCGTCGGCGAGGCCGAGCCCGACGCGGTGGAGCTGTTCCTCGAGCGCGCCGCCGACGCCGCGGGCTTCCTGGGCGGGTTCGACGACGACGACCTGTTCGGTGAGCCGGTTGCGGCAGCCCCCGTGGGCGCGGGGTTCGGAGCGGAGCCCGGAGCGGGCGACGACAGGGCCGCCGGCGCGATCGGCCGCATCTGCCGTGCCCTCGACGGCATCCCGCTCGCGCTCGAGCTCGCCGCCTCGCGCCTCGACGTGCTGAGCCTCGGCGAGCTCGAGGACTCCCTCTTCGAGCGCGCGCTCGAGCTCGCCGGCCCGGGAGACGCCGACGGCAGGCACGCCAGCCTCACCAGCTCCATCCGCTGGAGCTACCAGCTGCTCGACGCGTCGCAGCAGGAGCTGCTGCAGCAGCTCGGGCGCTTCGCGGGCTCCTTCACGCTCGACGCCGTGCGCGGTGTCTGCGGCGAGGCGGCCGCCGAGGCGACCCTCGACCTGGTGCAGAAGTCGCTCGTCACCCCGACCGACGGCGAGGGCGGCGCGCGCCGCTACCGTCTGCTCGAATCGGTGCGCGCCTTCCTCCGCGAGGAGCCGGGCGGGGCCGACGTGCCCGAGGAGTGGTGGCGCGGGCACAGCCTCTGGTTCGCCGGGCTCGCCGAGCGGCTCGGGCCGCTGCTGCGCACCACCGACGCCCGATCGGCGCGGCTCGAGATCGAGGCCGCCTGGCCCGACCTGCAGCTCGCCCTGGCCACCGCCAACCGCACGCTCGACCGCTCCACCGCGTTGCGCATCTGCGGGGCGCTGTCGCACTACTGGTTCCTCAAGGGCATGCTCGTCGACGGCCGTGCCGCCCTCGAGCGCGCGCTCGCCCTGCCGGGCGACCACGATCCCGTCGAAGACGCGCCCGCCTACATCGGCGTGACCCTGCTGGCCTACCAGCTGGGCGACGCCCCGGCGGCGTTCGAGTACATCCGTCTCGCCTACGAGGCGGCCGAGACGGCGGGCGACCGCGCCGTGCAGGCCCTCGCGCTGGCGCAGACCGCCTACGGCCGGTCGCTGTTCGGGGAGGCGGAGCTGGCCGAGCAGCTGATGGGCGCCGCGAGCGCGGCAGCTGTCGAGACCGAACCCTGGGTGCGCAGCGAGGTCGCCATGTGCCAGGGGCAGATGCTGCGCGCTCTCGGGCGCGCCGACGAGGCGCTCGCCGCCCTGGGCCTGTCGCACCGTCTCGCCTCCGAGGCGGGGCACGAGTGGATCAGGTCGTCGGCTGCCTACGTGGCGGGCAAGGTGCTGGTCGAGACGAAGCGGCCGCGCGAGGCCGTGACCGTGCTGCGCGGGGGCGCGGCGGCGAGCTTCGCCGCCGACGACGCCACCTCGGGGCTCGCCCTGCTGCACACCCTCGCGGGCGCGTGCGCCCTGGTCGAGCGGCACGAGGAGGGCGCTCAGCTGCTCGGCGCGGTCGACCAGTTGGGCGAGCGCTACTCGTACAACCCCGTCACCGCGGAAGGGGAGGACGCCCAGGTGCACCGCGACCTGGTGGCGGTGGGCCTCACGCCCGAGGAGTTCGCCCGCGCCGTCGCCGCCGGCCGGAGGCTCACCGTGCGGGAGACCCTGCGCCTCACCTCGGCCCTGCCCTCGGCTCCGTTCGAGCTCTAG
- a CDS encoding glycoside hydrolase domain-containing protein — protein MIERVDPFIGTDVTALPAQSGLAATWWWPKPQIGNTHPGATFPLGMVSACAYSGAYPTGYGRYDLSLEGIPDTIHDTNLASGFSHFQQSGTGAIRKYYNYFRVTPMVEPLDVLGRSWEIVDEDASPGYYTATLDSGVTAEITVGPKSAVHRYTFPRHSNARVVIDFSLGGLAIPYGSTIPLRAHLETIEPGVASGVVVAEGAPIAVHIEADTPQWRQMLWYDRRLMPGGTRLDFDHIRPTTLRNFGLMWAGPSEPGQTIELRIGFSFRGVEQAEKNLRHDCGPGPARFEARRERTQKTWRKQLKAISVDTPSRARKTVFATALYHSLIKPSFAPSESPFWPADGPFAFDISTMWDIYRTQLPLLTALQPEKAVELANALLTICEEEGNFPIGYRLARGGDRFSRQGSALAHTFLADLCQLGVPGIDWDWALVHMSDDLRRTYGEEYLLRGEAHPISHTLDIAFGYWCTAKVARHVGDKALAAQFEALAERWVNAYDPESGLLKDSTYYEGSRYNYSFRLQHDMAGRIAVSGGRERFIEQLDAFFGYGAEPVVQPGLKPGADELLAGYKLGRFEGLNNEPDMDAPWAYHYAGRPDRTAEVVHDIVHQQFGTGRGGLPGNDDSGGLSSWYVWASLGLFPVAGQNILLINAPSFREASIAVGEGEFTIRTEGFVEPEAGGPVQYVQSVSLNGSALHRTWLSGEEFHSGGSLVVRLGPEPSGWGTTDVPPSSRPAADAPHGATGTGTGSGAGAAHAEPVAPVGARGAAGAAAHDTVLESATGPIDTDSREQAHLHAPHGVIETGAEPAADDSPHAEQPTIVTDAAAPTRALPEPDQTGDTP, from the coding sequence ATGATCGAACGCGTCGATCCCTTCATCGGCACCGACGTGACCGCGCTCCCCGCGCAGTCGGGTCTCGCGGCGACCTGGTGGTGGCCGAAGCCCCAGATCGGCAACACCCATCCCGGCGCCACGTTCCCCCTCGGCATGGTGTCGGCGTGCGCCTACTCGGGTGCCTACCCCACGGGCTACGGGCGCTACGACCTCAGCCTCGAGGGCATCCCCGACACCATCCACGACACCAACCTCGCCAGCGGCTTCTCGCACTTCCAGCAGTCGGGCACCGGCGCCATCCGCAAGTACTACAACTACTTCAGGGTCACCCCCATGGTCGAGCCGCTCGACGTGCTCGGCCGCAGCTGGGAGATCGTCGACGAGGATGCGTCGCCCGGCTACTACACCGCCACCCTCGACTCCGGAGTCACCGCCGAGATCACGGTCGGCCCGAAGAGCGCGGTGCACCGCTACACCTTCCCGCGCCACTCCAACGCCCGCGTCGTGATCGACTTCTCGCTCGGCGGGCTCGCCATCCCTTACGGCTCGACCATCCCGCTGCGCGCCCACCTCGAGACCATCGAGCCCGGTGTCGCGAGCGGCGTGGTGGTGGCCGAGGGCGCCCCCATCGCCGTGCACATCGAGGCCGACACCCCGCAGTGGCGCCAGATGCTCTGGTACGACCGCCGGCTCATGCCGGGCGGCACCCGGCTCGACTTCGACCACATCCGCCCCACCACCCTCCGCAACTTCGGTCTGATGTGGGCCGGCCCGAGCGAGCCGGGGCAGACCATCGAGCTGCGCATCGGCTTCTCGTTCCGCGGCGTGGAGCAGGCCGAGAAGAACCTCCGCCACGACTGCGGCCCCGGCCCCGCCCGCTTCGAGGCCCGGCGGGAGCGCACCCAGAAGACCTGGCGCAAGCAGCTCAAGGCCATCTCCGTCGACACCCCGAGCCGCGCCCGCAAGACCGTGTTCGCCACGGCGCTCTACCACTCGCTCATCAAGCCCAGTTTCGCGCCGTCGGAGAGTCCGTTCTGGCCGGCCGACGGCCCGTTCGCCTTCGACATCTCGACGATGTGGGACATCTACCGCACGCAGCTGCCGCTGCTCACCGCCCTCCAGCCCGAGAAGGCGGTCGAGCTCGCGAACGCCCTGCTCACCATCTGCGAGGAGGAGGGCAACTTCCCCATCGGCTACCGCCTCGCTCGCGGCGGCGACCGCTTCTCCCGCCAGGGCAGCGCCCTCGCCCACACCTTCCTCGCCGACCTCTGCCAGCTGGGCGTGCCCGGCATCGACTGGGACTGGGCACTCGTGCACATGAGCGACGACCTGCGCCGCACCTACGGCGAGGAGTACCTGCTGCGCGGGGAGGCGCATCCGATCTCCCACACCCTCGACATCGCCTTCGGCTACTGGTGCACCGCGAAGGTCGCCCGTCACGTGGGCGACAAGGCGCTCGCCGCCCAGTTCGAGGCGCTCGCCGAGCGCTGGGTGAACGCCTACGACCCCGAGTCGGGGCTGCTCAAAGACTCCACCTACTACGAGGGCAGTCGCTACAACTACTCGTTCCGGCTGCAGCACGACATGGCGGGGCGCATCGCCGTGAGCGGCGGCCGGGAGCGCTTCATCGAGCAGCTCGACGCCTTCTTCGGCTACGGCGCCGAGCCCGTGGTGCAGCCGGGCCTGAAGCCCGGCGCCGACGAACTGCTCGCCGGGTACAAGCTCGGGCGCTTCGAGGGTCTCAACAACGAGCCCGACATGGATGCGCCGTGGGCCTACCACTACGCCGGCCGCCCCGACCGCACCGCCGAGGTGGTGCACGACATCGTGCACCAGCAGTTCGGCACCGGCCGCGGCGGGCTGCCCGGCAACGACGACTCGGGCGGACTCAGCTCGTGGTACGTCTGGGCGTCGCTCGGGCTGTTCCCGGTGGCCGGACAGAACATCCTGCTGATCAACGCACCCTCGTTCCGGGAGGCGTCGATCGCCGTCGGCGAGGGCGAGTTCACCATCCGCACCGAGGGCTTCGTCGAGCCGGAGGCGGGTGGGCCGGTGCAGTACGTGCAGTCGGTCTCGCTGAACGGTTCGGCGCTGCATCGCACCTGGTTGAGCGGTGAGGAGTTCCACTCCGGTGGTTCGCTCGTGGTGCGGCTCGGCCCCGAGCCGAGCGGATGGGGGACCACCGACGTGCCCCCGTCGAGCAGGCCCGCCGCCGACGCACCGCATGGCGCGACAGGCACGGGCACCGGCAGCGGTGCGGGAGCCGCTCACGCGGAACCCGTGGCGCCCGTGGGCGCGCGCGGCGCTGCCGGCGCCGCGGCCCACGACACCGTGCTCGAGTCGGCCACCGGCCCCATCGACACCGACTCGCGCGAACAGGCGCACCTGCACGCCCCGCACGGCGTGATCGAGACGGGCGCCGAGCCCGCCGCCGACGACTCCCCGCACGCCGAGCAGCCGACCATCGTCACCGACGCCGCGGCACCGACGCGTGCCCTCCCCGAGCCAGACCAGACAGGAGACACCCCATGA